In the genome of Anaerolineales bacterium, the window TCAGGATTGATGGATTGCGTTTCAATGGTTGATTGCACATCAGTCCCAGTGATTTGCTCTCCTGCTACCGTGGGCTTTGAAGGCTGGCAGCTGGGGAGGGAAGCACCGATCAGCGTGATAATGATTATCAGGCACAATACCTGAGCAGTTGTGTGGGTTTTAGGCAAGTGCATGGGAACCTCCACTGAAGGGATGACCGTGTGGAAAGGATATTAAAGAAAAAAATCGAAATCCTTGTTAGAGGATTTCGATTTAGAGTTCAGGCCTTCGTTATAAAAAAATCCCCACAATGCTGGAGCCTGCATGGATGGGTCAGTTGTAATTTAGATGATATCACATTATGTTGTGAATTTCAACACGAATAGCAACCAAGATATTCGCCCTTGGAAAAGAGATTTAGCACTATCCAACGTCTATTTATTGATATCCTATGCTGCTTTGCTGGACTAGAAATTAATCTATCTATCCGTAATCAAAAATTCTAGCCATCACCTTTCAAGTACTTATCAAAAAACTCGATCGTGCGCCTCATCGCCAGGTTGAAATAATTGGCAATATCATGGTCATTGCCAGGATACTCGTAATATTCCACTGGATAAGGTGAGCCACTCTCCAGGATCGCCTGGTACAAATCTTGCGAGAACTTCACCGGCACTTCGCTATCCCCAACATCGTGATGAATTTGGAGTGGTCCCGATAAATCTTGCAGGTACGAATTTGCGGAGATCTGCTTCCAAAGATCAGGGTTTTCTTCAGGGGTACCGAATTGGCTCTGCCACACATCCCGCCAGCGAACCTGGTAATCCGGGTCGGGGGATAGCGTCGGGTCCCTGGGTGGGATATGGTGCCAGCAGCATAACAAGTCGGGATATGACGCGACTACCCCCGACCAGATCACCCCAGTTTTGATCTGGGATGAAATGACCATAGCGCGAAGGGTAATGAAGCCTCCCATGGAATGGCCCCACATGCCAATCCGCTGTGGATCTGCTTGTGGGAAGGTCTGCAGGGAAGAAACAGCGTTCAGTGTGTCGGTGGTATAGCCTGGGTTGCCGTACGCTCCTCCGGCATCTCCTTCTGAGCGGTCATGTCCGCGGTAATCGATCTTAAACACGATATAACCACTGCGTGCCAGCTGGTCGACGTAAGAAATATATCTTTGAGTGGTCCGGTAGGCCATTGGAGCGATGTAGCCATGGTTGAATACGATGGCAGGCCAGCCAGCTTCAGGCTTCTCACCAAAGGGAACGGTCAACAGGCCGTAAATCTTCAGTCCATCCGATTTATACCAGGCGATATAGCGGTAATAATTTGCACCCGTTTCCAGGGTTTGCTCAATGGTGATCTGGCTGCCTGGATAAGCTTTACCCCTGGCAACGGGGATACTCATTGGGTGGGGAATGGGTGTGGAAGTGGGAACCAGGGTTGGGGTAGGTGTTGCCGTCTCAGTCGGTGTACTGGAGGGCAGCGGCGTGCTGCTTGGTGAGGTGGTGACACTCGGGAGCGCCGTCAGCGTCATGGCAGGTGAGGTGGATGCCTGTGAGGGGGTATGATTAATGGTTGGGATGCACCCATTACTGCTGATC includes:
- a CDS encoding alpha/beta hydrolase, with the protein product MSIPVARGKAYPGSQITIEQTLETGANYYRYIAWYKSDGLKIYGLLTVPFGEKPEAGWPAIVFNHGYIAPMAYRTTQRYISYVDQLARSGYIVFKIDYRGHDRSEGDAGGAYGNPGYTTDTLNAVSSLQTFPQADPQRIGMWGHSMGGFITLRAMVISSQIKTGVIWSGVVASYPDLLCCWHHIPPRDPTLSPDPDYQVRWRDVWQSQFGTPEENPDLWKQISANSYLQDLSGPLQIHHDVGDSEVPVKFSQDLYQAILESGSPYPVEYYEYPGNDHDIANYFNLAMRRTIEFFDKYLKGDG